A window of the Hypnocyclicus thermotrophus genome harbors these coding sequences:
- the ispG gene encoding flavodoxin-dependent (E)-4-hydroxy-3-methylbut-2-enyl-diphosphate synthase — MRKTREIKVGNIKIGGNSNIIIQSMTNTNTANIKETVKQIKELEKAGCELVRVTVNTEEAAYAIKEIKKDINIPLVADIHFDYRLALLAIENGIDKLRINPGNIGGDGNVERVVRAAKEKNIPIRIGVNGGSLEKHILEKYGKPTPEALVESAMYHIKLLEKFEFYDIVVSLKSSDVKVMAKAYRLISNKIDYPLHLGVTEAGTIFQGTIKSAIGIGSLLLDNIGNTIRVSLTASPVEEIKVAKEILKILGYRNKGVEIISCPTCGRTEIDLIGLAEKVEEEFKKYKENIKIAVMGCVVNGPGEAKEADYGVAGGKGVGVIFKKGKIVKKVDEQDILDELRKIIEEDLK, encoded by the coding sequence ATGAGAAAAACTAGAGAAATAAAAGTAGGAAATATAAAAATTGGTGGTAATAGTAATATAATAATACAATCTATGACGAATACAAACACTGCTAATATAAAAGAAACGGTTAAACAAATAAAAGAATTAGAAAAAGCAGGATGTGAATTAGTAAGAGTAACAGTTAATACAGAAGAAGCAGCATATGCAATAAAAGAGATAAAAAAAGATATAAATATACCATTAGTTGCTGATATACATTTTGATTATAGACTTGCATTACTTGCAATTGAGAATGGAATAGATAAACTTAGAATAAATCCAGGAAATATTGGCGGAGATGGAAATGTAGAAAGAGTAGTAAGAGCAGCTAAAGAAAAAAATATCCCAATAAGAATAGGTGTAAATGGGGGGTCATTAGAAAAACATATTTTAGAAAAATATGGAAAACCTACGCCAGAAGCACTAGTAGAAAGTGCTATGTATCATATAAAATTATTAGAAAAATTTGAATTTTATGATATAGTAGTATCTCTTAAATCTAGTGATGTAAAAGTTATGGCAAAAGCATATAGATTAATTAGTAACAAAATAGACTATCCTCTTCATTTAGGAGTAACAGAAGCAGGAACAATCTTTCAAGGTACTATAAAATCTGCAATAGGGATAGGAAGTTTATTATTAGATAATATCGGAAATACAATAAGGGTATCTCTTACAGCAAGTCCAGTAGAAGAGATAAAAGTAGCAAAAGAAATATTGAAAATTTTAGGATATAGAAATAAGGGGGTAGAGATAATATCATGTCCAACTTGTGGTAGAACTGAAATTGATTTGATAGGATTAGCAGAAAAAGTAGAAGAGGAATTTAAAAAATATAAAGAAAATATAAAAATTGCAGTAATGGGTTGTGTAGTAAATGGACCTGGAGAAGCAAAAGAAGCTGATTACGGAGTAGCTGGTGGAAAAGGCGTAGGAGTAATTTTTAAAAAAGGTAAAATTGTAAAAAAAGTAGATGAGCAAGATATTTTAGATGAGCTTCGAAAAATTATTGAGGAGGATTTAAAATAA
- a CDS encoding amino acid permease, with product MALKKELGFLDLFSIASGAMISSGIFILPALAFSKAGPSMIISYLLGGLIAFVGILGIIELTTAMPKAGGDYFFINRTLGPLIGTISGVLSWFAISLKTAFAIFGISGITARFLYGEEMISSDILIISIFVTIFFVVLNIVGVDLASKFEVLLVVVLISIIVIYIIMGIFKIDIQAFTPFIQKYKINMENEFVFEKAISIFSKEGMITIFSTTAFVFVSFGGLLKAASVSEEVKNPTKNVPLALVASIITITILYTLLLFVTVGVSKGRNLMMSITPIADVGRTIAGDFGFYIIIIASMLAFITTGNAGIMAASRYPLALSRDRLFPKFISKVHKKFKTPIYSIVITGMFIMGSLLLSLESLAKTASAVILLTYILTNVAVIIIRESDMANYQPSFRTPFYPIPQIFTIIIYSLFIGELGYKAVETSFAFVIFSIILYFLYGKKHAKKQYAFLHLLIKMTENLNVTHDLESELRDIIHERDDIELDEFDKLVKQAVIMDLKGPLTLDELFEVETESLKNILGIPKNILLKLFHEREKESSTAITNFTAIPHIVLNTEKEIFHLTIIRCKEGIIYNKEKNNIKSVFLFISSKKMKKTHLQTLASIASLVRDKDFKEKWINAKNADYIRDMVLLSKRKRNN from the coding sequence ATGGCATTAAAAAAAGAACTTGGGTTTTTGGATTTATTTAGTATAGCATCGGGAGCAATGATTAGTTCTGGGATATTTATACTGCCAGCACTAGCGTTTTCGAAAGCAGGTCCTTCAATGATAATATCCTATTTATTAGGCGGGTTAATAGCATTTGTAGGGATATTAGGAATAATAGAATTAACTACCGCAATGCCAAAAGCCGGTGGAGATTATTTCTTTATAAATAGAACTTTAGGACCATTGATAGGGACTATTTCAGGAGTTCTTAGTTGGTTTGCAATTTCTTTAAAAACAGCATTTGCAATATTTGGTATATCAGGAATAACAGCAAGATTTTTATATGGCGAAGAGATGATTAGTAGTGATATTCTAATAATTTCGATTTTTGTAACAATATTTTTTGTTGTACTAAATATTGTTGGTGTAGATTTAGCAAGTAAATTTGAAGTTTTATTAGTAGTTGTATTGATATCTATTATAGTTATTTATATAATAATGGGTATTTTTAAAATCGATATACAAGCTTTTACACCATTTATTCAAAAATATAAAATAAATATGGAAAATGAATTTGTATTTGAAAAAGCAATATCTATATTTTCTAAAGAGGGTATGATAACAATATTTTCAACGACAGCATTTGTATTTGTTTCATTTGGAGGGTTATTAAAGGCAGCTTCAGTATCAGAAGAAGTAAAAAATCCAACTAAAAATGTACCTTTAGCCTTAGTAGCTTCTATTATAACAATCACAATATTATATACTTTATTATTGTTTGTAACGGTAGGAGTAAGTAAAGGAAGAAATTTGATGATGTCAATTACACCAATAGCTGATGTAGGAAGAACTATAGCTGGAGATTTTGGATTTTATATTATAATAATAGCTTCTATGTTAGCATTTATTACTACAGGAAATGCAGGGATAATGGCAGCTTCAAGATATCCATTAGCACTTAGTAGAGATAGACTTTTTCCTAAATTTATAAGTAAAGTACATAAAAAGTTTAAAACGCCTATTTATTCAATAGTTATTACAGGAATGTTTATTATGGGATCGTTATTATTATCGCTTGAATCTTTAGCTAAAACAGCATCAGCAGTAATATTATTAACATATATTCTTACAAATGTTGCAGTAATAATTATAAGAGAAAGTGATATGGCAAATTATCAACCTAGTTTTAGAACACCATTTTATCCAATTCCACAAATATTTACAATAATAATATATTCATTGTTTATAGGTGAACTTGGATATAAAGCAGTAGAAACTAGTTTTGCATTTGTTATATTTAGTATTATATTATACTTTCTTTATGGGAAAAAACATGCTAAAAAACAATATGCATTTCTACATTTATTAATTAAAATGACAGAAAATTTAAACGTAACACATGATCTTGAAAGTGAATTAAGAGATATTATTCATGAAAGAGACGATATAGAATTAGATGAATTTGATAAACTTGTAAAACAAGCAGTAATTATGGATTTAAAAGGACCATTAACATTAGATGAATTATTTGAAGTAGAAACAGAAAGCTTAAAAAATATATTAGGAATACCTAAAAATATATTGTTAAAACTTTTTCATGAAAGAGAAAAAGAAAGTTCTACAGCTATAACTAATTTTACAGCAATACCTCATATTGTATTAAATACGGAAAAAGAAATTTTTCATTTAACAATAATTAGATGTAAAGAAGGAATAATTTATAATAAAGAAAAAAATAATATAAAATCAGTATTTTTATTTATTAGTAGTAAAAAAATGAAAAAAACACATTTGCAGACTTTAGCTTCGATAGCATCATTAGTTAGAGATAAAGATTTTAAAGAAAAATGGATAAATGCTAAAAATGCTGATTATATAAGAGATATGGTATTATTAAGTAAAAGAAAAAGAAATAATTAA
- the panD gene encoding aspartate 1-decarboxylase, which produces MILSMLKAKIHRATVTQAELDYVGSITIDVELLEQSGINEYEKVHIVDINNGERFETYTIAGERGSGVICLNGAAARMVQKNDKIIIMAYCQLDSEEVENHKPKVIFVDDNNKITKISNYEKHGRLVD; this is translated from the coding sequence ATGATATTAAGTATGTTAAAAGCAAAAATTCATAGAGCTACAGTGACACAAGCGGAACTTGATTATGTCGGAAGTATAACAATAGATGTAGAATTACTTGAGCAATCAGGTATAAATGAATATGAAAAAGTACATATTGTAGATATAAATAATGGAGAGAGATTTGAGACTTATACAATAGCAGGAGAAAGAGGAAGTGGAGTAATATGCTTAAATGGAGCTGCTGCTAGAATGGTACAGAAAAATGATAAAATAATCATAATGGCTTATTGTCAATTAGATTCAGAAGAAGTGGAAAATCATAAACCTAAAGTTATTTTTGTAGATGATAATAATAAAATTACTAAAATATCAAATTATGAAAAACACGGAAGATTAGTTGATTAA
- a CDS encoding alpha-amylase family glycosyl hydrolase, with protein sequence MKIYNLFPLIAGKISDWIDKLDDIKDMNFDVIYLNPIYQTGYSRNIYAPKNFYEIDEKYLDPFSEKSPAEQFREFINEVHKRDMKIVLELIVTHTAIDSDLLLTHPEWYKYNEYGEIKKYSINNYDTLVEWGDLLEINNHHGDETIKTYLWKYWIDLALHYENLGIDGIKLHSAFNVPMDLVKELVDSLKNKNKEFIVIGDNLGASFNDMLDLAQAGVDYLFSSFKWWNFRATWFLEQHYKLKEMVKMISFPENYDTERVAMRYNENIEASKAFYILAALINSSIMIPIGFEHGNKVKLNELRGLEPELNIGNLDLKEYILHVNRLKDEINLFSEENDIYYLSQENPNIFAFKRISRDKKERALVIANLNFISSQYLKMEDIYYILESDKVIDLSLENKEEIKSKFYEKTLNPGEVRVLYTKD encoded by the coding sequence GTGAAAATATATAATCTATTCCCTCTTATAGCAGGAAAAATAAGTGATTGGATAGATAAGTTAGATGATATAAAAGATATGAATTTTGATGTTATATACTTAAATCCAATATATCAAACGGGATATTCTAGAAATATCTATGCTCCTAAGAACTTTTATGAGATAGATGAAAAATATTTAGACCCATTTTCAGAAAAATCACCGGCTGAGCAATTTAGAGAGTTTATAAATGAAGTACATAAAAGAGATATGAAAATTGTACTAGAGCTTATAGTTACTCATACGGCAATTGATTCAGATTTATTACTTACACATCCAGAATGGTATAAATATAATGAATATGGCGAAATAAAAAAGTATAGTATAAATAATTATGATACTTTGGTTGAATGGGGCGATTTATTAGAAATCAATAATCATCATGGAGATGAAACAATAAAAACATATCTTTGGAAATACTGGATAGATTTAGCACTTCATTATGAAAATTTGGGTATAGATGGAATAAAACTTCATTCAGCATTTAATGTACCAATGGATTTAGTTAAAGAATTGGTTGATAGTTTAAAGAATAAAAATAAAGAATTTATAGTTATAGGAGATAACTTAGGAGCTAGTTTTAATGATATGCTTGATTTGGCTCAAGCTGGAGTAGACTATTTATTTAGTAGTTTTAAATGGTGGAACTTCAGAGCAACTTGGTTTTTAGAACAGCATTATAAATTGAAAGAAATGGTAAAAATGATTTCATTTCCAGAAAATTATGATACAGAAAGAGTTGCAATGAGGTATAATGAAAATATAGAAGCTTCTAAAGCATTTTATATATTAGCTGCTCTTATTAATAGTTCTATTATGATTCCAATTGGATTTGAACATGGAAATAAAGTAAAACTTAATGAACTTAGAGGACTTGAACCAGAATTAAATATTGGAAATTTAGATTTAAAAGAATATATTTTACATGTAAATAGACTAAAAGATGAGATAAATCTTTTTTCAGAAGAAAATGATATATATTACTTAAGTCAAGAAAATCCAAATATTTTTGCTTTCAAAAGAATAAGTAGAGATAAAAAAGAGAGGGCCTTAGTCATAGCAAACCTTAATTTTATTTCAAGTCAATATTTAAAAATGGAAGATATTTACTATATTTTAGAAAGTGATAAAGTTATTGACCTTTCTCTTGAAAATAAAGAGGAAATTAAAAGTAAATTTTACGAAAAAACTCTTAATCCGGGGGAAGTAAGAGTTTTATATACAAAAGATTAA
- the glyA gene encoding serine hydroxymethyltransferase: MLENLKKMDMGIYEVIIKEEERQESGIELIASENFVSKAVMEAAGSVLTNKYAEGYPGKRYYGGCHFVDEVETLAIERAKKLFNVNYVNVQPHSGSQANMAVYMALINVGDTVMGMGLDHGGHLTHGLNVNFSGKLYNIVSYGVDKETEMLDYSNIREIALEHKPKMIIAGASAYSREIDFKKFREIADEVGAYLFVDMAHIAGLVAAGEHMSPVPYAHVVTTTTHKTLRGPRGGMIMTNDEEIAKKINKIIFPGIQGGPLMHIIAAKAVSFHEALQDDFKEYQKQVVKNAKTLAKALEEKGFRIVSGGTDNHLMLVDLTSKNITGKDAEKALVKAEITANKNGIPFDKQSPFVTSGIRLGTPAVTTRGMKESEMIKIADLITKVLENIDNEEVILQVKEEVHRLSKEFPLYK, encoded by the coding sequence ATGTTAGAAAATTTGAAAAAAATGGATATGGGAATTTATGAAGTAATAATTAAAGAAGAAGAGAGACAAGAATCAGGTATTGAGCTTATTGCATCTGAAAATTTTGTTTCAAAAGCTGTAATGGAAGCAGCAGGAAGTGTATTAACTAATAAATACGCTGAAGGTTATCCAGGGAAAAGATATTATGGAGGATGTCATTTTGTAGATGAAGTTGAAACTCTTGCAATAGAGAGAGCAAAAAAACTTTTTAATGTAAATTATGTAAATGTACAACCTCATTCAGGGTCACAAGCAAATATGGCAGTATATATGGCTCTTATTAATGTAGGAGATACTGTTATGGGAATGGGACTTGATCATGGAGGACATTTAACACATGGATTAAATGTAAATTTTTCTGGTAAATTATACAATATAGTTAGTTATGGTGTAGATAAAGAAACAGAAATGTTAGATTATAGTAATATTAGAGAAATAGCTTTAGAACATAAACCAAAAATGATAATAGCAGGAGCAAGTGCATATTCTAGAGAAATAGACTTTAAAAAATTTAGAGAAATAGCTGATGAAGTAGGAGCATATTTATTTGTAGATATGGCACATATAGCAGGATTAGTAGCAGCAGGTGAACATATGAGTCCAGTACCATATGCACATGTAGTTACAACAACAACTCATAAAACCTTAAGAGGTCCTAGAGGTGGAATGATAATGACAAATGATGAGGAGATTGCTAAAAAAATAAATAAAATAATTTTTCCTGGAATACAAGGTGGACCTTTAATGCATATAATTGCTGCAAAAGCAGTATCATTTCATGAAGCGTTACAAGATGATTTTAAAGAATATCAAAAACAAGTAGTAAAAAATGCAAAAACTTTAGCTAAAGCTCTTGAAGAAAAAGGATTTAGAATAGTAAGTGGAGGAACAGATAATCATTTAATGTTGGTAGATCTTACTTCTAAAAATATTACAGGTAAAGATGCAGAAAAAGCACTTGTAAAAGCTGAAATAACAGCAAATAAAAACGGAATCCCTTTTGATAAACAAAGTCCATTTGTAACAAGTGGAATAAGACTAGGAACACCGGCAGTTACTACTAGAGGAATGAAAGAATCTGAAATGATAAAAATAGCTGATTTAATAACAAAAGTATTAGAAAATATCGATAATGAAGAAGTTATATTACAAGTAAAAGAGGAAGTGCATAGATTATCAAAAGAATTTCCTCTATATAAATAG
- a CDS encoding Rossmann-like and DUF2520 domain-containing protein: MNIGFIGSGKVGISLARYFKNKNIDIIGFYELDKNKIEKYNKEFTFFKKIKEFIENIDIIFITVNDDNIKIIREKLEKLGFENKILIHMSGSLPSKEIKIKKNFAYSIHPMFAFSDDNTQDIEKATFSIEGDREKIDYLVDFFNKLGNEILKIESDKKDIYHLSNVIVSNLVLSLIEIGINYLGECGIEKNEAKKAIFPLIENNINNIKVKNIEKAVTGPVERADIITLKKHLKVIKDVDKDLYIRLSSNLLKLSKLKNVDKDYTELVEILRSDKK; this comes from the coding sequence ATGAATATTGGATTTATAGGTTCTGGGAAAGTAGGGATATCACTAGCTAGGTATTTTAAAAATAAAAATATAGATATAATAGGATTTTATGAACTTGATAAAAATAAAATAGAAAAATATAATAAAGAATTTACATTTTTTAAAAAGATAAAAGAATTTATAGAAAATATAGATATTATTTTTATAACTGTAAATGATGATAATATTAAAATTATTCGAGAAAAATTAGAAAAACTAGGATTTGAAAATAAAATTTTAATACATATGAGTGGTTCATTACCAAGTAAGGAAATTAAAATAAAAAAAAATTTTGCTTATTCTATTCATCCTATGTTTGCTTTTTCAGATGATAATACCCAAGATATAGAAAAAGCAACCTTTTCTATTGAAGGGGATAGAGAAAAAATAGATTATTTAGTAGATTTTTTTAATAAATTAGGAAATGAAATACTAAAAATAGAATCTGATAAAAAAGATATTTACCATTTATCAAATGTAATAGTTTCGAATTTAGTTTTATCTTTAATAGAAATTGGAATAAATTATTTAGGTGAATGCGGGATAGAGAAAAATGAAGCAAAAAAAGCAATTTTTCCACTTATAGAGAATAATATTAATAATATTAAAGTAAAAAATATAGAAAAAGCTGTAACAGGGCCTGTAGAAAGAGCAGATATAATAACATTAAAAAAACACTTAAAAGTAATAAAAGATGTAGATAAAGATTTATATATTAGATTGTCTAGTAATTTGTTAAAATTGTCAAAATTAAAAAATGTAGATAAAGATTATACTGAGTTAGTAGAGATATTAAGGAGTGATAAAAAGTGA
- the panC gene encoding pantoate--beta-alanine ligase encodes MIKIIEKIDELRKILKEYRRNNQTIGFVPTMGYLHEGHASLIKRSSSENEITIVSIFVNPIQFGPNEDLDKYPRDLERDKKVAFENGADIIFHPKVNEMYPEKLYTFVNVENLDKELCGAKREGHFKGVATVVTKLFNIVNPDKAYFGKKDAQQLAIIKKMVKDMNFDIEIIGCDIIREKDGLAKSSRNSYLKPKERKAATILKKTLDKIKEMLDNKETDVKKIINLAIKNIEKEPLAKIDYVEIVDLYTLEKVNKIETDVLVAMAVYIGKTRLIDNFDYKFN; translated from the coding sequence ATGATAAAAATAATAGAAAAAATAGATGAATTAAGAAAAATTTTAAAAGAGTACAGAAGAAATAATCAAACTATAGGTTTTGTGCCAACGATGGGGTATTTACATGAGGGACATGCGTCTTTAATAAAAAGAAGTAGTAGTGAGAATGAAATTACGATAGTAAGTATTTTTGTTAATCCAATTCAATTTGGACCAAATGAAGATTTAGATAAATATCCTAGAGATTTAGAAAGAGATAAAAAAGTAGCATTTGAAAATGGGGCAGATATTATATTTCATCCAAAAGTAAATGAGATGTATCCTGAAAAATTATATACTTTTGTAAATGTAGAAAATCTTGATAAAGAGCTTTGCGGTGCGAAAAGAGAAGGACATTTTAAAGGAGTAGCAACTGTTGTAACAAAGCTATTTAATATTGTGAATCCGGATAAAGCTTATTTTGGGAAAAAAGATGCTCAACAATTAGCTATAATAAAAAAAATGGTAAAGGATATGAACTTTGATATAGAAATAATTGGTTGTGATATAATAAGAGAAAAAGATGGACTTGCAAAAAGTTCTAGAAATAGTTATTTGAAACCAAAAGAGAGAAAAGCAGCAACTATATTGAAAAAAACTCTTGATAAAATAAAAGAAATGTTAGATAATAAAGAAACAGATGTAAAAAAAATTATAAATTTAGCAATAAAAAATATAGAAAAAGAACCACTTGCTAAAATTGATTATGTCGAAATAGTTGATTTATATACTTTAGAAAAAGTAAATAAAATAGAAACGGATGTGTTAGTAGCAATGGCAGTATATATAGGGAAAACAAGACTTATTGATAATTTTGATTATAAATTTAATTAG
- a CDS encoding M30 family zinc metallopeptidase, producing MKKILFYLASILVFSSCGIFDFFTESVTSTATKKAITLSIDNNSNSAYEAYAIFTNEEYYSYAGQIKITSNNINSSLNNYMANYNINTLGNDDIIKHPVFYNNGKLIREKSIENTISYNIRASITNTSYTEGSKEEFYALYAGTGDYYKENNELNKKQATLKKQVNNIEVKVENNNSSTRTLNIWVADDVWETVVTQEMIDALADKFLKTGFDNDIYDWVTNIYGDEWFEGNDEYTNTIDGNKEINILIYNINEGNNSNGSYLGFFDSTHNFINNENNKYSNEKIMFFIDSGNLAKKDENSNWDITYVDKEGKGPAIILSTLAHEFTHMIIFYQKYYNQDINIDSWINEMCAMTTEDILANKLGINNPINIRQDEFSLYSNSYPVNEWTNSTLHYANKYFFGAFLLRNFGVGIFHDIATNEYNGITAIEKALEKNGYNIKFEELLKYWGEAILTSDKYELDYVYSSKDLSYNGITYRVAPINVVDNKNYKNIIFYGLDDSSAPDLDLGANIYYKLTPYSIVSDSEWDITIPSGVGINIIIKDSLGNFKTKEYFEAEAIKNNNNFILEIK from the coding sequence ATGAAAAAAATATTATTTTATTTAGCATCAATATTAGTATTTAGTAGTTGTGGGATATTTGATTTTTTTACAGAAAGTGTTACAAGTACAGCAACAAAAAAAGCTATAACATTATCAATAGATAATAATTCTAATAGTGCTTATGAAGCATATGCAATATTTACTAATGAAGAATATTATTCATACGCAGGACAAATAAAAATAACAAGTAATAATATAAATAGCAGCTTAAATAATTATATGGCTAATTATAATATAAATACATTAGGGAATGATGATATTATAAAACATCCTGTATTTTATAATAATGGAAAATTGATAAGAGAAAAATCTATAGAAAATACCATCTCATATAATATTAGAGCTAGCATAACAAATACAAGCTATACTGAAGGAAGTAAAGAAGAATTTTATGCATTGTATGCTGGAACAGGAGATTATTATAAAGAAAATAATGAATTAAATAAAAAACAAGCTACTTTAAAAAAACAGGTAAATAATATTGAAGTAAAAGTAGAGAATAATAATTCTAGTACAAGAACATTAAATATATGGGTTGCAGATGATGTATGGGAAACAGTAGTAACTCAAGAAATGATAGATGCATTAGCGGATAAATTTTTAAAAACAGGATTTGATAATGATATATATGATTGGGTAACTAATATATATGGCGATGAATGGTTTGAAGGTAATGATGAATATACAAATACAATAGACGGAAATAAAGAAATAAATATATTAATTTATAATATAAATGAAGGGAATAATAGTAATGGTAGTTATTTAGGTTTTTTTGACAGTACACATAATTTTATAAATAATGAAAATAATAAATATTCTAATGAAAAAATAATGTTTTTTATAGATAGTGGAAATCTAGCAAAAAAAGATGAGAATAGTAACTGGGATATAACTTATGTAGATAAAGAAGGTAAAGGGCCAGCAATTATATTATCAACATTAGCACATGAATTTACGCATATGATAATATTTTATCAAAAATATTATAATCAAGATATAAATATAGATTCATGGATAAATGAGATGTGTGCCATGACTACAGAGGATATTCTAGCAAATAAACTTGGAATAAATAATCCGATAAATATACGACAAGACGAATTTTCATTATATTCAAATAGTTATCCAGTTAATGAATGGACAAACTCAACATTACATTATGCTAATAAATATTTTTTTGGAGCATTTTTATTAAGAAATTTTGGAGTGGGAATATTTCATGATATTGCAACTAATGAATATAATGGAATTACAGCTATAGAAAAAGCTTTAGAAAAAAATGGATACAATATAAAATTTGAAGAATTATTAAAATATTGGGGAGAGGCTATATTAACATCAGATAAATATGAACTAGATTATGTTTATAGTAGTAAAGATTTATCTTATAATGGTATAACATATAGAGTAGCTCCTATAAACGTAGTAGATAATAAAAACTATAAAAATATAATATTTTATGGACTTGATGATAGTAGTGCTCCAGATCTTGATCTTGGGGCTAATATTTATTATAAATTAACTCCATATTCAATAGTAAGTGATAGTGAATGGGATATAACAATTCCTAGTGGAGTGGGAATAAATATTATTATTAAAGATTCTTTAGGGAATTTTAAAACAAAAGAATATTTTGAAGCAGAGGCGATAAAAAACAATAATAATTTTATATTAGAAATAAAATAG
- the panB gene encoding 3-methyl-2-oxobutanoate hydroxymethyltransferase: MKKTVPQFVEAKQKKEKLTMVTAYDYSIAKLVDNSNIDSILVGDSLGMVMLGYENTLQVTMKDMIHHTKAVVKGAKNTMVIADMPFMSYHVSIEKAVENAGRLIKETNATAVKLEGGIEMADTIKAIVKAQIPVVAHIGLTPQSVNIFGGFKVQGKNIDAAKKLIEDAKAVEKAGAYAVVLECVPEKLAKIITEELEIPTIGIGAGNVCDGQVLVYQDMLNMFSGFKPKFVKMYADIGKDIENAFNRYVEEVKTEVFPAKEHTFAISDDVIEKLY; encoded by the coding sequence GTGAAAAAGACAGTACCTCAATTTGTAGAAGCAAAACAAAAAAAAGAAAAATTAACGATGGTAACGGCTTATGATTATTCAATAGCAAAATTAGTGGATAATAGTAATATAGATTCAATACTTGTTGGAGATTCACTTGGAATGGTAATGCTTGGTTATGAGAATACCCTTCAAGTAACAATGAAAGATATGATTCATCATACAAAAGCAGTAGTAAAAGGGGCTAAAAACACTATGGTAATAGCCGATATGCCTTTTATGTCTTATCATGTAAGTATAGAAAAAGCAGTAGAAAATGCAGGAAGACTTATAAAAGAGACTAATGCAACAGCTGTAAAATTGGAAGGTGGTATTGAAATGGCTGATACAATAAAAGCAATTGTAAAAGCTCAAATACCTGTAGTAGCTCATATTGGACTTACCCCTCAATCTGTTAATATATTTGGAGGATTTAAAGTTCAAGGGAAAAATATTGATGCAGCTAAAAAATTGATTGAAGATGCAAAAGCAGTAGAAAAAGCAGGGGCATATGCAGTAGTATTAGAATGTGTTCCTGAAAAATTAGCTAAGATTATTACAGAGGAATTGGAGATACCAACTATAGGAATAGGGGCTGGAAATGTATGTGACGGACAAGTATTAGTATATCAAGATATGTTAAATATGTTCTCAGGATTTAAACCAAAATTTGTAAAAATGTACGCAGATATTGGAAAAGATATAGAAAATGCATTTAATAGATATGTAGAAGAAGTAAAAACAGAAGTTTTTCCAGCAAAAGAGCACACATTTGCAATATCTGATGATGTAATAGAAAAATTATATTAG